Genomic segment of Apium graveolens cultivar Ventura chromosome 7, ASM990537v1, whole genome shotgun sequence:
CGACAATCTCTGAAAGAAATGCTTGATGCTTAAATTACACCAATACTTGATACGCAGTTTAACCAGCCCATGCATTATGTTTACCCATGCATTACTATTAGAGAACATACCCAAACTTTTCTTTTGGTCTTATCAAACTTGGCACCTGCTAAAGAAAAAATGGTAGATCTACAGGAGATGATCCAGTCTTAAATGGTTATTTGGTTAGTTTTGTCGAAAATGAATGTTCTGAATTTGGCAATTCGTCTAATGCTACTCAACATTTTGATGATGCGGTCTTTAAAAATTATTAGCTCAGTGAAATTTGCGATCTTATTAGTTATAATTTTAGTTATCTTCATTATCGTATTGTCACCTAGTTTTGTTTGCCTTGCATTGCAATTTGTTAAGGAGTATCTTATGATGAAAGTTATTTAGATTTTTGATCGTTCGTACTCCCGAGTTTTAGATAGGAAAGAAAGCAAGTGAGGGATGAGTAAAATAGTTTCACTTACATTCATAATTATGTATCCGATTTTTTAAAAGGAGCGAAAATAAGTGGTAATAAATTTAACAAATTTTTACTCCAAAAATAAGATTAAATTACTTTATCTACTTAACACTTACTTTATTCCTATAAAAAAATTCGAGAGTAAGCCTTAACAATTGTTTAATTCTCTTGTCGAGCAAACAAATGAAATTGAAAATTCtgataaatattttataaaaattgaattaaattaaatatatataattacttTTTTTCTCAAATAATTTTTGAAGTACAAACAAAACTTCAAAATAATCCGGAAAAAATATCGAATAATTTGGAAAATATTATTCACGAAACAAATAGAGGAGCTCGagtatatttaaatttttatatttttttaaaaaaattaaccTCTGTTATTATATATTTTGTAATGCAATAATTTACATGTTTTTGAGTAATATAACTACATTTTCTTTGCTTAAAATAAATTACCTATTGCAAACCTTTTAATTAAACACTATAATCTTTATAATTAAATATATcttgaaaaatatattaaattcaTTAGCAAAAATCAAATGAAATGAAGGGATCCAAAACTCCGGTACCGATACAAACAAAATTTTAGCAGCCACtccgctctctctctctctctctctctctctctctctctccatacATAGCAACCTGAATCCTGAATCCTGGGGTTGTGCCGACTTTTGCCCCAAACTCTTCTCTCCAGGTAACTACATTTACACACGCATATATGTATTTCATTTTCTTGAATCAATCACTCAAATTCCTCTAATTTCACTCTAATTGCGACCTGTATGTATAAAGTTCTGATTTTTATCTCTTTCTTAAGCTCAAATTTGATTCAAGTATTTATTTGTTAATCAATTCAATTGTTACAAGAATTAGGGTTTAAGATTCTCGTATTACCCGAAATTTAGTTACTTGTGCACACATTTATCTTCACTGAAACTCGAACTCGTGTTAGGAATATTCACTTAGCTACAGAGCTAGATATAGGGTTTAAGAATCTTTAATTACTAGGAATTTAAATTCTCACACATTTGTCGTTATCAAATCCTCGAACTCTTGTTAGGGTGAGCCATAATGATAGGTAGAGGGTTTAAGAATCTTGCTGATAGTAGCTGAGCGTATATATTTATACAAAAATTTAACTCGTGTGTTTTGTGTACTTAAGGAGTATATTGCTTGGAGTAAGAAGGTGTAATGGAGGCAGTGGTGGTAGATGCTGGTTCGAAGTTTCTCAAAGCAGGTTTCGCTGTCCCGGACCAAGAACCTCGCATGGTAATAAACACTTAGTTAACTTTCCTTGTTTGTTTGTACACATTTTTCGGGGAAATTATATGGGCTTGAATTATGTTATTAAGttcaattgtacaaatatatatcTGTTTTGAATGTAGACTCTATGTTACCTGGACTGTTCAGTCATACAGGTGTAGATCAGATATAACATGGGTGTGGGTATGAGATTTGAGTCAGATCCTTCATCTGGAAACCGGACACTTTGACTACAATAAATCTAGTTCAAAataatttacaaggcctcacaACAATTTAATTTTGAATATGAATATTAATAGATTACTATTATAATGTTATCCTTTTGATTTACgctattaatataaaataaacaATTATATATGTTCTTTATTTGTTAGAGGACACTAATTTAGAAATGTGAAGTATAAGAACTAAGAAGTAAGTATAAATTCATCTCTGTGAATGTTATATGCCGAATCCCCGCATCCGTGTCCAATTCCGGATCCATATCAACGAATcttaaattttttaaaaactaaGATTCTCACACTTGGATCCACACCCGTGTCCGACGACCGTATCCGAGTCTGGGTAACTTAGGTAGACTGTGATTATGTTTCAGATTTACTTCGATGAAATCGTCATATCTACATATTAATATGATGTCTGAATTGGGGGCTCTAACTAACAGTCCTACTTTATAAAAAGGAAGGCAGTTATTAGTTATGGTTTAAATAGTCCATCACCTTTGAGTTCTGTTTATGAGGGGTCAATCCTTGGTTTGTTgaaagaaatcaaattcaaattcaaatgtGTTGTATTTTTCTGGCAAAGAAACTGTGAAGGAAAATAAGATAGTGTAAAATGTTCATGTGACTCTTTGTTATACTACGAGATAATCTAGTGGATCGATTCTTATTCCTTTCAAGTCCACGTTTGATTCAGTTTGTAGTTATTGTCAATATATTCTTTTATTGTCATTTTTAGTACATTATGAAGGAGACCTTTTGGTTTGTTTAAATGTGGTACAGATTATTCCAACCCAAATGAAACGTGTACCAGAGGATGGATCACCCCCTGATACTTCAATGATTGAAGAAATCACTGTTGATCCAGTTGTGCGAGGATTTATTAAAGACTGGGATGCTATGGAAGATTTACTGCATCACATTCTGTACACTGGCCTTGGATGGGAAATCGGCAATGAAGGACAAATTTTATTTACGGATCCACTTTTAACTCCTAAGGTTCGAAAATCTTCCCAATCTTGTGTTTCCGATTATATGAGTGTATAATTTAATAATTTGTTACAAGATAATATTACTCTTGATGTGCAGGCTGTCAGAGAGAGATTGGTGCAGTTGATGTTTGAAACATTCAACGTGTCAGGGTTTTATGCAACCGAGCAAGCAGTATTATCACTTTATGCTGTTGGACGTATCTCGGGCTGCACAGTTGATATTGGCCATGGAAAGATAGGTATATTAGACTGTAAATTTCTTATGTTCGTAAGTGATTAcgtttttaaataaatttatgttGGATTAGATAGATCACGTTTCACTAGTGTTATATGTTGGATTAGACACACTACGTCACGTTTCACTACTCATATGACAATAAATGTTTTTTTTGTGAAGGTCAATTACAGAAATTTAGATACGCACATACCCTTCCTCCCCTGGTGTTTGAATCCTTGACCTCCTATGACATTGAGTTGGTGTTGTTTTTGGGAGTACATATCATctttgatatatcttaaaatgcAGTTTTGGTTTCTGTTTCGATATAAAATAAAGGAGGGTTTTTTTAGCCACTCCTTTAAACTTCTCCATTTGTATATGGAGAATTTTTTTGCACCAATTATATTCTTTCCCACCATTTACATATATGTACATAAATTTTTGCTTTAGCCACTGCCAAATGAAAAAGATGTCGGAAGGCTCCCGCATCAGGGAATGTCCTGAGACAGCCTTGCTTTATAGTAGTCAATGGCCAAAACATCAACCTTTTTCCTTCTCTTCCATTTTCTGACATTTATCTCTCCAGATTATAATACTAAAAATATATCAGCTTTCAAGGTACTGAATTCATTGTTTTACACATAATGTTTGTGGCAAACTTATAGGGCAGTAATGCTACTGTTTAATATACACGGCCATCAAAAAAAATTATACCGCAATTTGTTTTTATGGCTTTTTGTTGGCCGATCACTTTGATGCTTTTGTCCCCTTACAAGCATTCTccttagttattaattatttatattaatcCAGGTTCATTAAATTAGATCTACTTGTTTACTAGTGAATACTATTGATATTAAGTTTTGTTAGTTCTTGTGAAATTTCTGCTTTATTAATTAATCCTTCATGCAATTTTCAGATATAGCACCAGTGATTGAAGGTGCAGTTCAGCACATAGCTTCGAAGAGACTGGAAATTGGAGGTGTTGAGTTGACAAATTTGCTATATCAAGAGCTTGGTAAATCGAACCCTCTTATTAAGCTTGATATTTCTGAGGTCGAGAAAATAAAAGAGTTATATGCATGCTGTGCTGAGGA
This window contains:
- the LOC141672556 gene encoding actin-related protein 7, with protein sequence MEAVVVDAGSKFLKAGFAVPDQEPRMIIPTQMKRVPEDGSPPDTSMIEEITVDPVVRGFIKDWDAMEDLLHHILYTGLGWEIGNEGQILFTDPLLTPKAVRERLVQLMFETFNVSGFYATEQAVLSLYAVGRISGCTVDIGHGKIDIAPVIEGAVQHIASKRLEIGGVELTNLLYQELGKSNPLIKLDISEVEKIKELYACCAEDDLAYEKMSCQEEKHTLPDGQVITIGKERYTVGEALFQPAILGLEAHGIVEQLVRSISTVSSENHRQLLENTVLCGGTVSMEGFEDRFQKEANLCSSAVRPSLVKAPEYMPENLTMCSAWVGGAILAKVVFPQNQHMTKADYDESGPSIVHRKCF